The window GGGAGTCATTGCCGAGCGCTTGAACCAAGGGtatggcttgacaaatggggGTGATACACTCCCTCAAGGCCACTCCTTGTCCAAGTATTTAAGCCACCATGATTCCAACTCTAGATTCACATGAATCAAAGTTGAAAATCTCGGCTTGGTGACATGCAAGAactcaaactaaccttaaatggaagcttgtgactaggagatgatttttctctcttggatgaGTGGTAAATTATGTGTGTATATGGAGTTATGAAAAGAAATGTACAAGAGTTTTGGGTGGGGGTTTCTACTCagctgaaatgagagagagggaggagagtttggtgggtttgattttgtgtgtagtgtagtgtaggaaatgatgaagtcttgtgcttttgactagactagaagtgagtggatttgggtagttacaattctatccttctagtggctttaggtgagaatgcatgcaaggttttagtggtaattacaagagtcaaatggtgtgaatagtcggtcatgcccttggactctattctctaccaaaatgcatgcaagggtactagtgtaatcttataattactaaaagtatgaataaaatgaatggattttaataaataaactacaattccataaatcatcaaattaatactataaatactatgagattttacaagtttaacaaaatcatgatcaaaaattttggacaaagaaatatttttaaaagcattttcaagtattaccctctaatatataatctatgtataaaaagaatttacacacaataatacacgtaataattcacaacgaaacgactttccactacaattatatatgtatatcatatcaCATAATTGCTCACCTTACAATTTATCACTATTTACGAttatctctactattattaaatcgcgtagccgcaactattaaattaacaccgaatcgtgcaagataattaatcgcgtagcgaaatctctcgcatacgactatttatacacgaaatagaatctaattatgccatcaagtcatgtataaatcccaattatcactaaatcgcgtaacaagaaatcttactcgcgtacaaaatatatcgcgtagaaattatattagtgatacttgcaataccacataacaagagaatatatatacattctTATATAACGATTCCACGTATCGACATAATAACATAGAATATAAGTGTCGTGCTTatgaaaaagttcaaaattaccggttgttacattaatagtatagtatagatgtgcCTAAGGAACCCCTCAAAGAATCCGGTGAAAATTAATtggtaatttaatattaaaaagatataaattagtATGTAAAATTTACTATAACGGCAAAGAAACaatgagattttattttttaaattataatggtAATAAATACAACAGATTTTtcggatattaaaattataactttattgatattattgtaatttttttattttaatattactgTATAATTATTCTAATCACTTTCACGAACACGTTATGGAATCtctatataaattaaaatattaaatgttaggaatatgtgattcttgatgatacaaagtgtTTTATTCTTACATAGAATAAAACtgaatgtagctgatcaattgcaTGCTAAGGCAGTAGCAATCGATCAGATTCACCCATCAATCGATGAtgtggtactgtaacaaagctggagcatcTTAGCGATCGATATGGTAATAATGTacacttttagattagcagttgatctatcaatggatgtatagatatggtgacataattgtaaatatttgaagtcatgtaatctatccaagtgaagtgaagatcaatCACTAGtcatgaagtatcaatggctaattaGTGAGTTTATCAATCACTATATCAACATCTCAATTGGTAATCAAGGAAGGCTATCATTCGCTAATTTAAGAAGCCTATCAATCTCTAGTTCAAAGATACTATCAATCGATAATCTTAGCAATTGATAGTTAccaattgacagctacaagtcaagtGAAGGACAagaagcacatgggttgatgtgatagatgctgcaccagttttggaagctaaaccaaaagtagtttagtcaaatattgagaaccttggagcctaccatttctggaaAAGCAACAAGTATTTCTAGCTGCCAAATGTTGTATCAAGtttaagaaattctatatttgtaatagctagaaactgagtaggaaaatacatttacagactagttttgtttgtagtagtatatattcactttgtaatttacatttcaaaatatcCAAAATACTGAGAACAGAATAGCAAAGCAGTATAGATAGTGAGCAacaaattgtaagcttctgctcttcattcttttgtaagcaaccacgtatttttacttggaaggttcttaatataaaaatctctaaGGTGGATCAAAATAttcacctgaaatttttaagatcatgttctttaaatttgtgttttagttttaattttctcttgtagcttgaatataatttgttaagcaaaaattagttgaaatttttgtagattgtattcaacccccccttctacaatctaacttattgtatGCATTGTatgaataacaattggtatcggAGCTGGtcttctaacatacaagaagttcaaagatcctaaagacaatcaacaatgggaagaagagatgaaggagtcaagattccaatgctggtcaaaGAAGACTACTTTCCTTAGATCCAAGCTACATCAATtgtattgagaaaggaccacatgttcTAGTCAAAAATCAACACTGCcctgagacttgatggaagtgaagctgAAGATGTTGAAGTGCCCAAAAATCCATCCGAGTTCactgaagaagatgagaaagaagtgcacaaggacaacaaGGCCATGAACATTCTGtttaatggtattgatgatgatatgtTTGATAGTGTCATTAATTTCCTTACTGCTAAAGAAGTATGGGACACTATTCAAACTCtatgtgaaggcactgatcaagtcagggaaaacaagatgcagctgTTTGTTCAATAGTATGAGAGCTTTCACTCTAAATCTGGAGAATCTTTAAACGAtctatttaacagatttcaaaaactgttaaatggattaaaATTGTATGGAAGAATCTACATAGTCAAGGACTCAAATCTTAAGTTTCTAAGAGCCTTGCCTAGAGATTGGAAGCCCATGATTGTTGCTTTAAGACaagctcaaaattttaatgaatactcaCTGGACAGACTTTATGGTATTCTTAAAACTTATAAGCTTGAAATacagcaagatgaagaactggaaaagaactccAAGAAGGAGAAGACTGTGGCTCTTGTAGATGAgaaggaagaagaagaggagaagGCATTAAAATCTGTAATTGCTGGTAAAGCTTGAAGCAGTAATGCTTGTGAAGGAAAGAATGAAGCTGGAAAGAACAAAGGAAAAATCGTTGAAGAAAACGAGGTATCTTCAACTCAAGATGAGCTAGATGatcttgatgaacatctagccttccttgccagaaaattctccaaactcAAGTTCAAGAGAAATGCTGTCAGCTCTAGACCTTTCAATAGAGGAAGTCAATCCaaaccatctggtatggttgatagatcaaaattcaaaatgcttcaactgtggtctaGCTGGACATTTCTCTAATGAGTGCAGAAGACCTTCTGCTGAGAAGAAAGGATCTTCTTCTGAAAATGTAGATTATAAAAGGaaatattttgatctactcaagCAGAACAAAGAAAAGGCAttcataactgaggatggtgactgggctgctgatgaaggtgactctgacaataaagaacatGTCAATCTGGCCTTGATGGCAATTGGAGATGAAGCAGATTCTACCACAACTAGCAATGGACAGGTAAAAACCAACAACACATCTGATCTTACTAAGACTTAATGCaaacaaatcattgatgacatgtctaatgaaatttataatcttagagtctctcttaaatctctaacaaaagaaaatgttagaaaTAAAGGGACTAATGATTTGATTGTTGTAAGAAATGGAAAGCTTGAGACTGAATTAATCCAATTGGATAAATTCAAAAAGTCTTCTGAGCTTGCTAAAGATGAGTTGTTGGCTGTtctaaaaagagaagaaattctcAAAAAACAATTGGAAAGGGAACAAGAGATAATAGCTAAGTGGAAAGATTCCAGAAATATTCTTGAGAACATGTGTTCCACTCAAGTTTTTGAAGAAACCTGCAAGAATTCCTAGAAGAAGAACAAAAAGTTGTTAGATCAGTCTGATCTCTTATtggatagtgatcatccattgatagatagTCCATCAACGGATGAAAGCTATCCATCGAAGAATCAGACAGCAGTTGATGAAGAAAAGCTCAAAAATATTGACAAGAAATATGGGCCCATCAATAAAACTTTTGTGAAAGAATCTGGTAGTTCCGAAAAGATTGAGAATGAAGGGATTGGTCATAGTGCAGAAAGGGTGGAGGCTggaaaaggaaagaagaagaGATCTAGGAATTGCAAAGTTGGAATCAATAAAAGGAATGATTACACACTTGATAAAAATGATGTTAGAAAAACTTGCTCtaagtgtggtagtgttaatcatcttgctattAACTGCAAAACTGTTTTATCTGATCATTGCATGCCTAGTCTTATGATGAATGCTCACATGCCTTATATGCCTATGTTTCTACATGCTCCCATTCAATATGCTAACATGAAATTCATGCCTAATCCATATTTTGGTGCATTTAACATGCTTGCTATGCCTATTCAAAATGATAACATGAATCATGTGTTTGTCAATCAATTCCCTGTGAATTCTACCATTGTTGGTTCTTCTAATTCTGCTGTGTTGCCTAATGTTAAGAAGCACAATTCTAAGGATGAAGTTTTTTCAAAACCTTCTAAATCCAAAGAAAACAATGCTTCTACACCAAAGGAGGTTTCTAAAAAAACTGGACCCAAGActgcttgggtaccaaaatcaacttaaaatGTTTTTTATCTGTGCAGGGAGGAAGAAAGAATCTTTGGTACCTTGATAGTGGTTTCTCAAGGCACATGACTAGAGATTCTACCCTGCTCAGCAAATTTAAGGAAAGAGCTGGCCCTagtattacctttggagatgacagcaaatgatttactctgggatatggcttgatttcaaaaggaaatgtcatcattgataatGTTGCATTAGTCAAAGGTCTTAAGCACAATTTGCTTAGTatcagtcaactatgtgacagaggacatcaagtttggttctcaacAAAAGCCTGTGTTGTTTCTGACAAAAAGGATAACAAAGTGGTGCTAACTGGAAACAGGAAGGGAAATGTCTACATAGATGACTTCAATTTAATCAATGTAGAATCTATCACTTGCTTATTCAGCAAAGCAAGTTTGGAtgatagttggctatggcacaagaaattgtcccatttaaatttcaagaccatgaatgatcttgtgagaaaagatcttgttagaggactGCCAAAATTGGAATTTTCCAAGGATGGCCTATGTGATGCTTGTCAgattggaaagcaaagaaagtcatctttcaaaagcaaattgaaatccacaattgatagacctctacagcttcttcatatggatttgtttggaccagtcaacatcatgtcaatatcaaagaagaaatactgtcttgtgattgtgaatgattttacaagatttacttggacttattttcttcattccaaggatgaagcaagtgaaatcatcatcaGTCACATCAAGATAATTGACAACATTGATCCAAAAAGGACAGTCTCAAGGATCAGGAATGACAATgggactgagttcaagaattccataataaaagatttttgTGAAGAATAAGGAATACACCATGAGTTCTCAACTGcaagaactcctcaacaaaatggtgttgttgaaaggaagaaaagaactcttattgaagcttCTAGAACAATGCTTGGAGAATCAAAGTTGCCAACATATTTTTGAGCTGAAGCTGTTAACACAACATGctatactcaaaatatctcttagATAAATCAAGCACAAGGGATGACACCCTATCAATTGtttaaaggaaagaagccaactccgaattttctacatgtctttggatgcaagtgctTTGTATTAAGGAATCAAGGTGAAAACCTTGGCAAATTTGAAGCAAAGACAGATGAAGAAACTTTTGTTGGTTATGCAGCTGGAAAGGCCTATAGATTCTATGACCTAAGATTAAAGATtgttataattatagacaaagGCTTGCTATGGTTGGAGTGCTGTTTTTTTTTGGacattggctataatttttaatttggttAAGCCAACtagacttttagctaagggtttctcatggttggagatgctcttatattcATATTCTATCCCACACTATTTTATTTATCGTATGCAAAGTTCGGATTCTTTACGAAAACAGCCTCTCTATTTTAAGGATAAGGACATAACTGCGTACATTTTATCCTTTTCaaaccctgctctaagcgggatatccTGAGTATGTATCGTATGATATGGTAATATAGTTCTTGGCCAAACAAGCTCGattgttgaagaagatgaagaaatcaaAAATGGAGGATGgtttggagagagagagagccgagaggagaggtgagggagatgagagaaatgagagagaaaagGGTTGGTGTGTGTGTGGGTTTGTGTGGTCAAGTGGTGTATAATCAAGTACTTCCACTTTGACTTGACTAGAAAATGTGAGTGGATCGTAGaaatgactagattatccttcctccaagtgttagtgtaaaatgcatgcaagggtatagtagacatttgataaataataaaactgtgatttaaaaagtattaaaagaaagagttttaataaataaagtacaaatctataaatcatgaaattaatatcacaaataatatgagattttagaagtttattaaaatagttttcaaattttttggccaaagaatgaatttaaaaagaataaatacAATGAGAGCTCTTATATACACACCACATAAAATAATATGGCAAGATTATCAGTACACGAAAAATACAAGAAAGAAATATTCCAACTCGCTATttacaagttaaaatttatcggctactcgcaatttatcaaatatcactaaatcatttaaatctctattattattaaatcgggtagcgacaacgatcacatttattattattaactcgaaaccgtcgcaactagtaatattatttaatcgcgtagcgagatttATTCATCAAATTTAAACAAGTACATTCTAACTATAATCGAAAGTCACGTAACAATAAATGAGTCAATGTCACATAATTtagcaattaagacagaaaatttatatatcaccaaaatgaactattgtaatatatataagtcaaatattacaggcgttacatccttccccccttaaaaggattctgaccccagaatcgaAGCAaataaatgaggatacttatctaacatatcactttctaactcccacgttgattcttcaaccttgggattcctccacaaaactctaactaaaggaactgtcttattccttaacaccttatcc of the Daucus carota subsp. sativus chromosome 4, DH1 v3.0, whole genome shotgun sequence genome contains:
- the LOC135152189 gene encoding uncharacterized protein LOC135152189 → MGRRDEGVKIPMLSKINTALRLDGSEAEDVEVPKNPSEFTEEDEKEVHKDNKAMNILFNGIDDDMFDSVINFLTAKEVWDTIQTLCEGTDQVRENKMQLIYIVKDSNLKFLRALPRDWKPMIVALRQAQNFNEYSLDRLYGILKTYKLEIQQDEELEKNSKKEKTVALVDEKEEEEEKALKSVIAENSPNSSSREMLSALDLSIEEVNPNHLVWLIDQNSKCFNCGLAGHFSNECRRPSAEKKGSSSENVDYKRKYFDLLKQNKEKAFITEDGDWAADEGDSDNKEHVNLALMAIGDEADSTTTSNGQVKTNNTSDLTKT